The sequence GCCGAGGGCGGCGAGCCGGCACAGCTGCGCTCGGAGATCATGGGTATTACCAAGGCGTCCCTGGCTACCGAGTCCTGGCTGTCCGCGGCCTCCTTCCAGGAGACCACCCGCGTTCTTACCGATGCCGCCATCAACAAGCGCTCCGATAAGCTCATCGGCCTGAAGGAGAACGTCATCATCGGTAAGCTCATCCCGGCTGGTACGGGTATCTCGCGGTACCGCAACATCTCGGTCAAGCCGACCGAGGCGGCGCGCAACTCCGCGTACTCCATCCCGACCTACGGGGATTCCATCTATGGCGACGAGGGCTTCGGTGAGTACACCGGTGCCTCCGTTCCGCTGGATGAGGACTTCACCCTCAACTAATCCGGCACGCGCCTAGCATTCGGTAACGGGCAACGCCCCGCCGTTCCACTCACCACGGGTGGTCGGCGGGGCGTTGTCCGTTTTCTCGTGCGGGGAGCGGTTGCTTCACGATGCCGCCGACAAACCGTTCACGAAGCGAGCGCTGATCGTTCAAAACTCGCCCGCAAAACGAACAAAAACAGGCCGCAAAACGAACAAAATCCGACCGCAAAACGAACATTAAAGACAATACCTGTGCAGATGGGTGCTATGGTGGGCGGGGTGGAACGCTACGACCGTTTTGTGAGTTCCTGGGTCCAGGAACTGTTGAGGAACTTCCCCGTCGTCATGATTCAAGGCGCGCGGCAGGTGGGAAAGTCGACGCTCACCCAGATGTTGGATAATCCGGTAGGTACGCAGTTCGTAACCATGGACGACGAATTGGACCGCCACTTCGTCGAGGATGATCCCGCCGCCTTTCTCTCTCAGGACGCGCCGCGTGTGGTGATTGACGAAATCCAACGCGTTCCTGAGCTCATCCTGGCCATCAAACGGCACGTCGATCGGCACGATAGGCCTGGGCAACTCATTCTGACGGGATCCGCGAACCTCCTGCGAATACCGGGAGCGGAAGACTCACTCGCGGGTCGAGCGGTATCAGTCGATCTGGAACCATTGGCGGAAGCAGAAATACAGGGGGCACGGGCCACGTGGGTCGACAGGTTCTTGGCCGGGGATGGGCTAGGTGACGGTGAAACCCTGTCGCGCGGGCAGCTCGCGGAAATGTTGGGGCGGGGAGGCTACCCGCGTCCGTTAAACATGTCGCACCAGGTGCGGGCATCCTGGCTGCGTGACTATGCGCGTCGCCTAGTCGAGCGCGATGCCTTGGATCTCGCGCGCATCGACGTGGCCAATATGTACAAACTCTTGGAATGGGTAGGGGCGACCACCTCGGAGGAGCTCGTAAAAGAGAAGATGGCTGAGACTCTAGGCATATCGCGGCCCACCGTAGCGAGGTACCTAGAGCACTTAAAGACACTCTTTCTCGTCCGAGAAGTCCCCGTGTGGTCGCACAACCAACTCAAACGGGTTGTCTCCCGGCCGAAGATTCTGCTTAACGATACGGGATTAGCCGCGGCGCTGGCGCACGACTCCGTAGACATGTTGGCGGGGCCGCGCGGCGGTGAGCGGCTTGGCTCTCTCCTGGAAACGTTCGTGGTCAACGAACTCATTAAGCAGTCTCACTGGGCCAAAAATGACTATCGCGTGGGCCATTTCCGTAGCCGGGAGGGTTCCGAGGTGGACGCGGTGGTCGAACTGCCGCACGGAATTGTCGCCGTGGAGGTGAAGACGACTTCTGCGCCGAAAACCTCACATTTCCGCCATCTCAAACAGCTGCGTGATTCCCTCGGTGATGAGTTCCTCGGTGGAGTCGTAGTCAACACTGGCCGCGCCGCACAGGCCGGAGACCGGTTGTGGGCTGTGCCCGTGTCAGCCCTTTGGAGCGGGCACTAAGGTGATCCGGTGTGAGCACTGACGACAAACAACGTGGCTGGCTGACCCGAACGCTTCTTCCCGGCGGGGAGGAGCCCGATCCGCGGTTTACTCTGGCGAACGAGCGGACGTTCCTGGCGTGGGTGCGCACCTCGCTTGCGTTGTTGGCCGGCGGGATCACCATCGGTGCGTTCGACTTCGGGAGCTTGAGCCCGACGCTCCAGAAGGCGGGGTCTATCACCGCCTGTGGCGCGGCGAGCCTGGTGGCCATCGTGGCTTTCGCACGGTGGGTGCGCACCGAACGCGCCCTGCGGGACGACCGTCCCCTGAGTGTTCCCATTTTGGCGCTCCCGTTGACCCTGCTCGTCGTCCTGGTGTGCGTGGCCGTCGTGGTGATCTTCGCGTGAGCCGCACCCCGCGCTATTACTACCCGCGCAGGCGTTCCCGCCCGCACGAGCGCCCGCACCACTCCGATCACGGCCTGCAACCTGAACGGACCTCACTGAGCTGGACCCGCACCATCCTGGCGATGGTGGTGTGCTCCCTGGTCATTCTGCGGTGGGCCACGGGCTATCCCGCCGCGGTCTTCGTGGTTCTTGCCGTCGTGTTGGTGCTGGCCGCGTGGTTGTACTTGAGTAACCGCGACCGCTACGAGATGAAAGTACGCGGGATCCGGGACGAACGGGTAGCCCCGGCGACGGCGCAATTCGCGGTCATGGCCGGCATCATTGCTGGTCTGTCGGTGCTGACCGCAGTGTTAGTCGCCCTGGAGTAGGGCTGTAGACTTAGGTCTGTCTAAGTACATCGACAAGCTACGGGTGCTCCGCTGTCAGCGGTGGGGCTGAGATGCCGCCAGCAGGGCGGCGAACCGTTGAACCTGAACCGGATAATGCCGGCGTGAGGGAGGAATAGTGGCTAATACTGCACGGCGCGGCTGGCGCGTCATCGATATCATCGTCGCCTCAATCTTGGCGGTGGCCTGCGGGTTCATTTTCTTAATCTGGAACTTCGTGGGTGGCGCATGGTTCGAAGCCATGGACGCGCTGACCCCGGGGCTCGGTGGCCTGGTCACCGGCGTCTGGCTCATCGGCGGCGTTATCGGCGCGTTGGTCATCCGCAAGCCGGGCGCAGCCCTCTACGTGGAAACCTTGGCGGCCTGCCTGTCCGCGGCGCTGGGCAGCCAGTGGGGGTTTGAGACCATCTACTCCGGCCTCGCGCAGGGGTTGGGCGTAGAAATCATCTTCCTCATCTTCGCTTTCCGGCGCTTCAACCTGCCCACGGCCATCCTCGCCGGCATCGGCTCTGCCCTGGGCGCGTTCATCCTCGAGCTGTTCTTGACCCCGAACCTGAGCAAGAGCCTCGGCTTCAACATCACCTACCTGGTGTGTTTAGTCATCTCCGGCGCAATCCTGGCCGGCGCATTGGGGTATGCCGCCGTGCAGGCGCTGGCCAAGGCCGGGGCTTTGGACCGCTTCGCAGTCGGCCGTGAACTGCGCCGTTAATGGCGGTCGCCGGTAGTAGTGCCGCCGCCGTACCGCACCCGGCACCCGTCGGAGTGACCGCCCGCGGCTTCGGGTGGGCGCATGCCGGGCGGGATGGCTACGCGCTGCGCGGGGTGGACCTCGCCGTCGAACCGGGGGAGCGGGTGCTGCTATGCGGCGACTCCGGTTCCGGCAAGTCGACGCTGCTCGCCGCGCTAGCGGGCGTGCTCGTCGGGGAAGATGAAGGCACCCAAGAAGGCGAGATTCTCTTAAATGACGGGATAAACACGCCCCAGCCACCCGGTCGCGATATCCCGGTGGGGCTGGTGCTGCAAGACCCGGATTCACAGGTCATCTCGTCGCGGGTGGGTGACGACGTAGCGTTCGGCTGCGAGAACTTAGGTATCCCACGCGCAGAGATCTGGCGGCGCGTCGAGCACGCGCTAGATACCGTCGGA is a genomic window of Corynebacterium massiliense DSM 45435 containing:
- a CDS encoding ATP-binding protein translates to MERYDRFVSSWVQELLRNFPVVMIQGARQVGKSTLTQMLDNPVGTQFVTMDDELDRHFVEDDPAAFLSQDAPRVVIDEIQRVPELILAIKRHVDRHDRPGQLILTGSANLLRIPGAEDSLAGRAVSVDLEPLAEAEIQGARATWVDRFLAGDGLGDGETLSRGQLAEMLGRGGYPRPLNMSHQVRASWLRDYARRLVERDALDLARIDVANMYKLLEWVGATTSEELVKEKMAETLGISRPTVARYLEHLKTLFLVREVPVWSHNQLKRVVSRPKILLNDTGLAAALAHDSVDMLAGPRGGERLGSLLETFVVNELIKQSHWAKNDYRVGHFRSREGSEVDAVVELPHGIVAVEVKTTSAPKTSHFRHLKQLRDSLGDEFLGGVVVNTGRAAQAGDRLWAVPVSALWSGH
- a CDS encoding YidH family protein, producing MSTDDKQRGWLTRTLLPGGEEPDPRFTLANERTFLAWVRTSLALLAGGITIGAFDFGSLSPTLQKAGSITACGAASLVAIVAFARWVRTERALRDDRPLSVPILALPLTLLVVLVCVAVVVIFA
- a CDS encoding DUF202 domain-containing protein, translating into MSRTPRYYYPRRRSRPHERPHHSDHGLQPERTSLSWTRTILAMVVCSLVILRWATGYPAAVFVVLAVVLVLAAWLYLSNRDRYEMKVRGIRDERVAPATAQFAVMAGIIAGLSVLTAVLVALE
- a CDS encoding ECF transporter S component, which codes for MANTARRGWRVIDIIVASILAVACGFIFLIWNFVGGAWFEAMDALTPGLGGLVTGVWLIGGVIGALVIRKPGAALYVETLAACLSAALGSQWGFETIYSGLAQGLGVEIIFLIFAFRRFNLPTAILAGIGSALGAFILELFLTPNLSKSLGFNITYLVCLVISGAILAGALGYAAVQALAKAGALDRFAVGRELRR